One Echinicola strongylocentroti DNA window includes the following coding sequences:
- a CDS encoding enoyl-CoA hydratase/isomerase family protein, whose protein sequence is MEFKHINYTLQEYWVEIVINRPEVYNALNLEVLKELFAAFEKAGKSSEIRCVVLTGMGAAFCSGQDLKAVGQDLEAIPFREIIRDYYNPLILKMQALQKPIICKLNGLAAGAGCSLALASDVIVASKEAYLPEIFAHIGLVMDAGGNYFLPKRIGYPLAFELATTGRKVYAEEAEKIGLVNKAVEHDQLDAAISQYVEIYVNASAHAVGLIKEMLHESAGMSLQEVLDMEMVYQHKAGKHQDFIEGITAFIEKRKPRFNS, encoded by the coding sequence ATGGAGTTTAAACACATCAATTACACCTTACAGGAGTATTGGGTGGAAATTGTTATTAACCGACCCGAAGTGTATAACGCTTTGAACCTTGAGGTACTGAAGGAATTGTTTGCTGCTTTTGAGAAAGCAGGTAAGAGTAGTGAAATACGATGTGTTGTGTTGACAGGAATGGGGGCTGCATTTTGTAGCGGACAGGACTTAAAGGCCGTAGGGCAGGATTTGGAAGCCATTCCATTTAGGGAAATAATTAGAGATTATTATAATCCACTTATTTTGAAGATGCAGGCTCTTCAGAAGCCCATTATTTGTAAGTTAAATGGATTGGCTGCAGGGGCGGGGTGTTCCCTGGCCTTGGCAAGTGATGTAATCGTTGCGTCCAAAGAAGCATATCTTCCCGAAATTTTTGCCCATATTGGATTAGTGATGGATGCTGGTGGTAATTACTTTTTGCCAAAGAGGATTGGGTATCCACTTGCATTTGAATTGGCAACTACCGGTAGAAAAGTGTATGCCGAAGAGGCTGAAAAGATAGGATTGGTCAATAAAGCTGTAGAACATGACCAGTTGGATGCCGCAATAAGTCAATATGTGGAGATTTATGTGAATGCATCTGCCCATGCAGTAGGCTTGATTAAAGAGATGCTCCACGAATCTGCGGGGATGTCGCTGCAAGAAGTGTTGGATATGGAAATGGTCTATCAGCATAAAGCGGGCAAGCATCAGGATTTTATAGAAGGAATCACCGCATTTATTGAAAAAAGAAAACCAAGGTTCAACTCATAA
- a CDS encoding MraY family glycosyltransferase, producing MLLVLFSVLTAFFIGIIITPILIFLIKRGNLLDKPGGRKIHKYSVPSMGGIAIFIGLLGGTLIWLNYQQLVEIRFFMLGLSIMFILGLRDDLVELTAYQKLIGQLIAVITVVVLGDVRISSFYELLGIGELPIWFSYAFTIFGIIGLTNAFNLIDGLDGLAGTLSIITFLVLGGWFLYSGETTYGFIALTFVGAVMSFLIYNWHPAKIFMGDTGSLTLGFALSVLCVKFIESNNGDVGSDGFQFNAPLATAAALLIVPFYDTLRVFVKRARKGISPMTADKSHVHHFLLRMGFTHDQVALILGGVKLGFILIVIVFHELPDIVMIPALFVLVVLAGVILDKLTLKRVKEIVKDSPRVLAQRPYQVVRKKVQIDDEVLRQEDVNLN from the coding sequence ATGCTATTAGTATTGTTTTCTGTACTGACTGCTTTTTTTATAGGGATCATAATAACCCCCATATTAATCTTTCTTATTAAGAGAGGTAACTTATTAGATAAGCCTGGAGGAAGAAAAATCCATAAGTATTCTGTTCCTTCAATGGGAGGGATCGCCATATTTATTGGGTTGTTGGGTGGGACACTAATTTGGTTGAATTACCAACAGTTAGTTGAAATTAGGTTCTTTATGCTAGGACTCTCCATTATGTTTATTTTGGGGCTTAGGGATGATTTGGTAGAGTTGACTGCTTATCAAAAGCTTATCGGTCAGCTTATAGCAGTGATTACCGTAGTAGTTCTTGGAGATGTTAGGATTAGTAGTTTTTATGAACTTTTAGGTATCGGCGAATTGCCAATATGGTTTAGTTATGCCTTTACAATATTTGGGATTATAGGCTTGACTAATGCCTTTAACTTAATAGATGGATTAGATGGGTTGGCCGGAACGCTTAGTATAATTACTTTTCTGGTTCTTGGGGGATGGTTTTTGTATTCAGGGGAAACTACTTATGGTTTTATAGCATTAACTTTTGTGGGAGCTGTAATGTCATTTCTGATCTATAATTGGCATCCTGCAAAAATTTTTATGGGAGATACGGGGTCGCTTACCTTAGGATTTGCTCTTTCCGTATTGTGCGTTAAATTTATAGAAAGTAATAATGGGGATGTTGGTTCAGATGGATTTCAGTTTAATGCCCCATTAGCTACAGCTGCTGCACTTTTGATTGTTCCATTTTACGATACATTACGTGTTTTTGTGAAAAGAGCCCGAAAAGGCATATCGCCAATGACTGCTGATAAGAGTCATGTGCATCATTTCTTATTGAGAATGGGATTTACACATGATCAGGTAGCGCTTATTCTTGGAGGGGTTAAGCTTGGATTTATTCTTATAGTCATTGTCTTTCATGAATTGCCGGATATTGTAATGATTCCTGCACTATTTGTTTTAGTGGTATTGGCGGGTGTGATACTTGATAAATTGACATTGAAACGTGTGAAGGAAATCGTTAAGGATTCACCTAGGGTCCTAGCTCAACGTCCGTATCAAGTGGTCAGGAAAAAGGTTCAGATTGACGATGAAGTACTAAGACAAGAGGACGTTAATCTTAATTAG
- a CDS encoding porin family protein — protein MKRLIPILFVFVLPLSVYAQKADITNPLKGRPDLKGDLFLDFGFNMLNNRPEEMNSRFFPSKTVNIYFQRPINLGEKSGFTLNPGIGFGLDKLAFKNDMMLVNDPDKGTNSSMLVDVDDVYGEGISIEKNTTALNYIDVPIELRYHFNRSDYQQGFRIALGGKVGMLYEAHTKVKYTDADGLTQKVKTSGDLGLNKFRYGVYTRVGLGGFNLWAYYGLNEVFKTGQGPFETETKQFNFGMSVALF, from the coding sequence ATGAAAAGACTTATTCCCATTCTATTTGTTTTTGTATTGCCTTTAAGTGTATATGCACAAAAAGCCGATATAACCAATCCTTTAAAAGGCCGACCAGATCTTAAAGGAGACTTGTTTCTGGATTTTGGCTTTAATATGCTAAATAATAGACCGGAGGAAATGAACTCACGTTTTTTCCCTTCAAAGACTGTTAACATCTATTTTCAGCGTCCTATCAATTTAGGAGAAAAGTCTGGCTTCACCTTGAACCCCGGTATAGGGTTTGGCTTGGACAAACTTGCTTTTAAGAATGACATGATGTTAGTCAATGATCCCGACAAAGGAACAAACTCCAGTATGTTGGTAGATGTAGACGACGTCTATGGAGAAGGCATCTCTATTGAGAAAAACACAACAGCACTAAACTACATTGATGTCCCTATCGAATTGCGTTATCACTTTAATAGGAGTGATTACCAGCAAGGTTTCAGGATAGCATTGGGAGGAAAAGTAGGAATGCTATATGAAGCACATACTAAGGTGAAATATACAGATGCCGATGGATTGACCCAAAAAGTAAAAACATCTGGAGATCTTGGACTAAACAAATTCCGCTATGGGGTATACACGAGAGTAGGTCTCGGAGGATTTAACCTATGGGCTTATTACGGGCTAAATGAAGTCTTTAAAACTGGCCAAGGACCTTTCGAAACAGAGACAAAGCAATTCAACTTTGGAATGTCTGTAGCGCTGTTCTAA
- a CDS encoding aminotransferase class I/II-fold pyridoxal phosphate-dependent enzyme, which yields MGIIKLSEPDFKEDISGQVLDALDRKQVGYVGTYVDKFKDSLKQYLEITNLGLYSSGTASIHLALMLAGVNEGDEVICQSLTFAASVNPVRYLGAKPVFVGSETDTWNMCPRSLEAALEHRKRLGKRVKAIIPVHVFGMPAKMDAINEIANHYNVPVVEDAAEALGANINGRFCGTMGDYGIFSFNANKIITSGGGGALWAKRPEEINHADFLALQAKDPAIHYEHSQVGYNYAFSNLNAILGCSQFEQLHKKLAKRRENYAHYYAQLASYGLGFQEGEQLMDSNRWLTAVVFPKEEHVRELGRFLLANEVETRPIWKPMHLQPLYKELPYYGERVEEHLFFNGICLPSGSGLTIDQLAEVTFAVTKFCKKNKIDVSRSC from the coding sequence ATGGGAATAATTAAACTATCAGAGCCTGATTTTAAGGAGGATATTTCTGGACAAGTATTGGATGCATTGGATAGAAAACAGGTAGGGTATGTGGGTACATATGTTGATAAATTTAAAGATAGCTTAAAGCAATATTTAGAAATAACCAATCTTGGCCTGTATTCTTCTGGAACTGCCAGTATTCACTTGGCTTTAATGTTAGCGGGTGTTAATGAGGGTGATGAAGTGATATGTCAGTCATTGACGTTTGCTGCTTCAGTTAATCCAGTGAGGTATCTGGGGGCTAAACCAGTTTTTGTGGGAAGTGAAACCGACACTTGGAACATGTGTCCTCGATCACTTGAGGCGGCATTGGAACACCGAAAGAGATTAGGGAAAAGGGTGAAGGCAATTATTCCAGTACATGTTTTTGGTATGCCTGCTAAAATGGATGCTATCAATGAGATAGCTAATCACTATAATGTTCCAGTTGTCGAGGATGCCGCAGAAGCTTTAGGAGCTAATATTAATGGTCGATTCTGTGGTACAATGGGAGATTATGGTATTTTTTCTTTTAACGCCAATAAAATTATCACTTCTGGCGGAGGAGGGGCTTTATGGGCAAAAAGGCCCGAGGAGATAAATCATGCTGATTTCTTGGCGCTTCAAGCCAAAGATCCTGCGATTCATTATGAGCATAGCCAAGTGGGGTATAATTACGCTTTCAGTAATTTAAATGCCATCCTTGGGTGTAGCCAGTTTGAACAATTGCATAAAAAGTTGGCCAAGAGAAGGGAGAATTATGCCCACTATTATGCTCAGTTGGCCAGTTATGGACTGGGGTTTCAAGAGGGAGAACAACTCATGGATAGCAATCGTTGGTTGACAGCGGTGGTGTTTCCTAAGGAGGAACACGTGCGTGAATTAGGGAGATTTCTTCTAGCCAATGAGGTGGAAACTAGGCCTATTTGGAAACCAATGCATCTTCAGCCATTGTATAAAGAACTCCCCTATTATGGAGAAAGGGTTGAAGAACATCTTTTCTTTAACGGAATTTGTTTGCCTTCCGGTAGTGGCCTTACTATAGACCAACTAGCAGAAGTTACCTTCGCTGTTACCAAATTTTGCAAAAAGAACAAAATAGATGTATCGAGATCTTGTTAA